Genomic window (Deltaproteobacteria bacterium):
ATGCGGCGGTTCGGACGAAGTCTTGCCGCCGCGCGCCGATGCCGGCGGACCGCCGCGCGCCGACGCCGGGCGGTCCGAGACCGATGCGGGCGACGACGGCTTGCCGAGGTCCGAGCCGGCCGCGTGCCGCTTCGCCATCCCGCCGGCGCTCGGGTTGACCGAGGGCGACGACTATGCGTGCGGCGACCTGGCCGTGCGCGAGAACCGCGGCGCCGGTACGGGAGTGATCCGCGTCCACTATCTGCGCGTGTTCGGTGCGGCGGCCGGCCGCGCCGCGATCTACCTCGACGGCGGTCCCGGCGGCAGCGGCGACTCGATCCTCGCGTGGCTCGCATATGTGCCGGGCTTGCTCGACGGGCTGCGTGCGCAGGGCGATTTCCTCGTGCTGGCCCAGCGCGGCACGCGCTACGCCCTACCGGCGCTCGACTGCGAAGACCTCGCCGAGTGCGTCGACGGCGTCGGCGCCGAGGTCGACTTGACCGCGTTCAACACCGCGTACAACGCGGACGACGTCGACGACCTGCGAGCCGCGCTCGGCTACGAGCAGCTCGACGTGTACGGCATCTCGTACGGGTCGCGGCTCGGGCTCGAGGTCTTGCGCCGTCACCCGGACCGCGTGCGGTCGGCGTGGCTGGGCGGGCTGGTGCCGGCGCAAGTGGACTGGATGGCAGCGGTGCCCGCGTCGTTCACCAGCGGGCTGCGCGCGCTCGACGCCGCGTGCGCGGCCGACGCGGCCTGTGCCGAGGCGTTCGGCGCGCTCGAGCCGGCGCTCGCCGCCAGCCTCGACGATCTCGACGACGAGCCGGTCGCGTTCGACTACGGCGGGATGAGCTATGAACTCGACGGGTCGACGTGGGCGTCCCTGCTGTTTCGGGCGCTGTACGCGCGCAGTGCGTATGCGTGGCTGCCGCTCGCGATTCACGACCTCGCCGAACGGCGGACCGATCGCGTCGCGGAGCTGCTCGCCGCGTTGCTCGACCGATCCGGCGGCGGCGTGTCGCTCGGCCTGTACTACGCCGTCGTATGTGGTGAGCTGTTCAACCCGCCGGACCCGGACGCGCCGGACCGGGCCAACGCCGCGGTACCGGCCGCGATCCGCTCGCGGTTCGAGGGAACTTGGTATGCGTTCGCCGACGCGTGCGACGCGTGGCCGAAACACGATATGGCGGCCGCGTTGGCCGCGCCGGTGGCGTTCGATGGCCCCGTGCTGCTGGCCAGCGGCGCCATCGACCCGATCACGCCGCCGGCGTTCGGCGACCTGGCTGCACAGACGCTGGCCGGTGCGACGCACGTCGTGTTCGCGGGCTCCGGCCACGGCGCGTCGTTGCAGACGCCGTGCGGCAATGACATGCTGGTCGCGTTCTTTGCCGACCCGAGCGCGCCTCCGGCGACGGACTGCGCAAACTCGATCACTATCGACTTCGTGATCCCGGGCGCGACGGCCCGCCGGGCCGTGCCGCGCCAGCGCATCCGCGCCGAGCTGCGGCGCGCGCCGATGCCACCGCAGGTGGTCGACGCGCTGCGCCGCGCGCGCCGGTCCCACTGACCGCGTTCGGCTCCCGCTATGCAGTCTGCTTTGCGGCGGCGCGGTCCTTGTGCAGCCGCAGGATGTCCGCCGCCGTCTCCTCGATCGCCTTGTTGGTCACGTCGATGACCGGCCACTCGGGATGGCGGCGGAAGATCTCGCGCGAGTACTCGATCTCGCGCTCGATGTGGTCGAGCATGCCGTAGCTCGAGTCCTCCGGCATGCCGAGGTGCTTGAGGCGCGCCTTGCGGATGCGGACCAGCG
Coding sequences:
- a CDS encoding alpha/beta fold hydrolase, giving the protein CGGSDEVLPPRADAGGPPRADAGRSETDAGDDGLPRSEPAACRFAIPPALGLTEGDDYACGDLAVRENRGAGTGVIRVHYLRVFGAAAGRAAIYLDGGPGGSGDSILAWLAYVPGLLDGLRAQGDFLVLAQRGTRYALPALDCEDLAECVDGVGAEVDLTAFNTAYNADDVDDLRAALGYEQLDVYGISYGSRLGLEVLRRHPDRVRSAWLGGLVPAQVDWMAAVPASFTSGLRALDAACAADAACAEAFGALEPALAASLDDLDDEPVAFDYGGMSYELDGSTWASLLFRALYARSAYAWLPLAIHDLAERRTDRVAELLAALLDRSGGGVSLGLYYAVVCGELFNPPDPDAPDRANAAVPAAIRSRFEGTWYAFADACDAWPKHDMAAALAAPVAFDGPVLLASGAIDPITPPAFGDLAAQTLAGATHVVFAGSGHGASLQTPCGNDMLVAFFADPSAPPATDCANSITIDFVIPGATARRAVPRQRIRAELRRAPMPPQVVDALRRARRSH